A region of Actinobacillus porcitonsillarum DNA encodes the following proteins:
- a CDS encoding YqcC family protein: MKTKVKQLLIELQEAMHHHQLWEATPPSAEALANDQPFCVETLTPTQWLQWIFIPRMHALLEQGTELPRNFSITAYLEEALKNEPYLSALHQPLSQMEALLKS; this comes from the coding sequence ATGAAAACAAAGGTAAAACAACTTTTAATTGAATTACAAGAAGCGATGCACCATCATCAATTATGGGAAGCGACGCCTCCAAGTGCTGAAGCATTAGCAAACGACCAACCGTTTTGTGTTGAAACACTTACGCCAACGCAATGGCTTCAATGGATATTTATTCCAAGAATGCACGCATTATTAGAGCAAGGCACTGAACTTCCACGTAACTTCTCAATTACAGCTTATCTGGAAGAAGCCCTAAAAAATGAGCCTTATTTAAGCGCCCTTCATCAGCCATTATCACAAATGGAAGCCCTGCTAAAAAGCTAA
- a CDS encoding YoaH family protein — translation MDNALLSLTHEQQQEAVEEIQKLAQQGMSMGEAIQLVANQLREKYKKSNSEKHK, via the coding sequence ATGGATAATGCCCTACTCTCATTAACTCATGAGCAACAACAAGAGGCCGTCGAAGAGATCCAAAAATTAGCCCAGCAAGGTATGAGTATGGGCGAAGCAATTCAACTCGTGGCAAATCAATTACGAGAAAAATATAAAAAATCGAATTCGGAGAAACATAAATGA
- the truC gene encoding tRNA pseudouridine(65) synthase TruC: protein MLLDILYQDDDLIAINKPAGMLVHRSWLDKAETVFVMQTLRDQIGQHVFPIHRLDRPTSGVLLFALNSDMARTMCELFENHQVKKGYLAVVRGYLEGKARVDYPLKVILDKVADKFSQEKEPQEAITDYQGLATVEMPYPAGKFQTARYSLVELSPQTGRKHQLRRHLKHLFHPIMGDTKYGDLHQNRTLAEQSGVERLMLHSHFMQFQHPKTLQKIEIKAPLDQQWRQLFTFFNWNFTYFY from the coding sequence ATGTTACTAGATATTCTTTATCAAGATGATGATCTTATTGCGATCAATAAACCAGCAGGCATGCTCGTTCATCGTAGTTGGTTAGATAAGGCGGAAACGGTTTTCGTCATGCAAACACTTCGAGATCAAATTGGGCAACATGTTTTTCCGATACATCGTTTAGATCGCCCGACATCCGGCGTATTACTTTTTGCCCTCAATAGCGATATGGCACGAACGATGTGTGAATTATTTGAAAATCATCAAGTAAAAAAAGGCTATCTTGCTGTCGTCAGAGGCTACTTAGAAGGAAAAGCCAGGGTTGATTACCCGTTGAAAGTAATTTTAGATAAAGTAGCTGATAAATTTTCGCAAGAAAAAGAACCGCAAGAAGCGATTACGGATTATCAAGGTTTAGCAACTGTCGAAATGCCTTATCCAGCAGGAAAATTTCAAACAGCACGCTATTCGCTGGTCGAGCTATCCCCTCAAACAGGGCGAAAACATCAATTAAGACGACATTTAAAGCACCTTTTTCACCCAATTATGGGCGATACAAAATATGGCGATTTACATCAAAACCGCACGCTAGCCGAGCAATCCGGCGTGGAGAGATTAATGTTGCATTCGCATTTTATGCAATTTCAACACCCTAAAACCTTGCAAAAAATCGAAATAAAAGCACCGCTTGATCAGCAATGGCGACAATTATTTACATTCTTTAACTGGAACTTTACCTATTTTTATTAG
- the pntA gene encoding Re/Si-specific NAD(P)(+) transhydrogenase subunit alpha has product MLIGVPRELLNGETRVAATPKTVEQIKKLGFEVIVEHNAGFKASFEDDAFVKAGAAVGTTEEVWNSDIIFKVNAPTEQEIALIKEGATLVSFVWPAQNPELMEALSAKKINVLAMDAVPRISRAQALDALSSMANISGYRAVIEAANAFGSFFTGQITAAGKVPPAKVLVIGAGVAGLAAIGAANSLGAIVRAFDSRPEVKEQVKSMGADFLEIDFEEEGGSGDGYAKVMSEEFNRRAMALYAEQAKEVDIIITTAAIPGKAAPRLITKEMVDSMKPGSVIVDLAAATGGNCEYTKAGEVVVTENQVKVIGYTDFPARLPTQSSQLYGTNLVNLLKLLAPNKDGVIDINFEDVVLRGVTVIRDGEVTWPAPPIQVSAQPQQKQAAAPVEKKEEKPVDPRKKYGAMAATGVLFLWIASVAPAAFLSHFTVFVLACVVGYYVVWNVSHALHTPLMAVTNAISGIIIVGAVLQIRQPTGNLFIDILAFIAILVASINIFGGFKVTQRMLAMFRKG; this is encoded by the coding sequence ATGCTTATTGGTGTACCTAGAGAACTGCTAAACGGTGAAACACGTGTTGCTGCAACACCGAAAACCGTTGAGCAGATCAAAAAACTTGGTTTTGAAGTCATTGTTGAACACAATGCCGGCTTTAAAGCGAGTTTTGAAGACGATGCATTTGTAAAAGCAGGTGCAGCTGTCGGCACAACAGAAGAAGTTTGGAATTCGGACATTATTTTTAAAGTGAATGCGCCGACTGAACAAGAAATTGCACTGATTAAAGAAGGGGCAACGCTGGTTAGTTTCGTTTGGCCTGCGCAAAATCCAGAATTAATGGAAGCATTGTCGGCGAAGAAAATCAACGTGTTAGCGATGGATGCTGTACCACGTATTTCTCGTGCGCAAGCGTTAGATGCCTTGTCTTCAATGGCAAACATTTCAGGTTATCGTGCGGTTATCGAAGCGGCTAACGCATTCGGTAGTTTCTTTACCGGACAAATTACCGCCGCAGGTAAAGTGCCACCGGCGAAAGTGCTTGTGATTGGTGCAGGTGTTGCCGGTTTAGCGGCAATCGGTGCGGCAAATAGCTTAGGTGCGATTGTGCGTGCGTTTGACTCTCGTCCTGAAGTAAAAGAGCAAGTGAAATCAATGGGCGCAGATTTCTTAGAAATCGACTTTGAAGAAGAAGGCGGCTCAGGTGATGGTTATGCTAAAGTGATGTCGGAAGAATTTAACCGTCGTGCGATGGCACTTTATGCAGAACAAGCCAAAGAAGTGGATATTATTATTACCACTGCAGCAATTCCGGGCAAAGCAGCTCCGCGCTTAATCACAAAAGAAATGGTGGATTCAATGAAACCAGGTTCGGTAATTGTAGATTTAGCGGCGGCAACAGGCGGTAACTGTGAATATACCAAAGCAGGCGAAGTCGTTGTTACAGAAAACCAAGTGAAAGTGATTGGTTATACCGACTTTCCGGCACGTTTACCAACACAATCTTCACAACTTTACGGTACAAACTTAGTTAATTTATTGAAATTATTAGCACCAAATAAAGATGGTGTGATCGATATTAACTTTGAAGATGTGGTACTTCGTGGCGTAACGGTTATTCGTGATGGCGAAGTTACGTGGCCTGCACCACCAATTCAGGTTTCAGCACAACCGCAACAAAAACAAGCGGCAGCACCTGTTGAGAAGAAAGAAGAAAAACCAGTGGATCCACGCAAAAAATATGGCGCAATGGCAGCTACCGGCGTATTGTTCCTATGGATCGCATCTGTGGCACCAGCGGCATTCTTATCACACTTTACCGTCTTCGTGTTGGCTTGTGTGGTCGGTTATTACGTGGTGTGGAACGTTAGCCACGCATTACATACCCCGTTAATGGCGGTAACGAATGCGATTTCAGGCATTATTATCGTTGGGGCGGTGTTACAAATTCGCCAACCAACTGGCAACTTATTTATTGATATTCTTGCCTTTATTGCGATTTTAGTGGCGAGCATCAATATCTTTGGTGGCTTTAAAGTTACCCAACGTATGTTGGCAATGTTTAGAAAAGGTTAA
- the serS gene encoding serine--tRNA ligase produces MIDQNLLRTNLDEIAQTLKIKRNFTLDVERIKSLEEQRKTLQVKTETLQAERNARSKNIGAAKARGEDISVLLAEVDNMGNELTEAKNALDQVQAEIRDILLAVPNLPAEEVPLGKDDSENLEVARWGEPRQFDFEVKDHVTLGENLGGLDFAAGVKLTASRFVVMKGKLARLHRALSQFMLDLHTEQHGYVETNVPFLVNHDTLFGTGQLPKFGEDLFHTQPLTGQDPNETQRPFSLIPTAEVPVTNLVRDEIIDEETLPLRYTAHTPCFRSEAGSYGRDTRGLIRMHQFEKVEMVQIVAPEKSMEALEELTGHAEKVLQLLNLPYRKVLLCTGDMGFGSAKTYDLEVWLPAQNTYREISSCSNMWDFQARRMAARCKAKNDKKTRLVHTLNGSGLAVGRTLVAVLENYQNADGSITIPEVLRPYMGGLNVIEA; encoded by the coding sequence ATGATCGACCAAAACTTACTTCGTACAAATTTAGATGAAATCGCTCAAACACTTAAGATTAAACGTAACTTTACGTTAGATGTTGAGCGAATCAAATCATTAGAAGAACAACGTAAAACGCTTCAAGTTAAAACAGAAACCTTGCAAGCTGAACGTAACGCTCGTTCAAAAAATATTGGTGCCGCAAAAGCACGTGGCGAAGATATTTCTGTATTACTCGCTGAAGTCGATAACATGGGCAACGAACTGACTGAAGCTAAAAACGCTTTAGATCAAGTTCAAGCTGAAATTCGTGATATTCTCCTTGCTGTACCGAACCTACCGGCTGAAGAAGTCCCTTTAGGTAAAGACGACAGTGAAAATTTAGAAGTGGCTCGCTGGGGCGAACCTCGTCAATTTGATTTTGAAGTGAAAGATCATGTGACTTTAGGCGAAAACCTAGGTGGTTTAGACTTCGCAGCAGGTGTAAAATTAACAGCAAGCCGCTTTGTTGTGATGAAGGGTAAACTTGCTCGCTTACATCGTGCATTGTCTCAATTTATGTTAGATTTACATACCGAGCAACACGGCTATGTTGAAACAAACGTACCATTTTTAGTCAATCACGATACGCTATTTGGAACAGGTCAATTACCAAAATTCGGCGAAGATTTATTCCATACACAACCATTAACAGGGCAAGATCCGAATGAAACACAACGCCCATTCAGTTTAATCCCAACTGCAGAAGTTCCTGTAACTAACTTAGTGCGTGATGAAATTATTGATGAAGAAACATTACCGTTAAGATATACCGCCCATACGCCATGTTTCCGCTCTGAAGCAGGTTCATACGGACGTGATACTCGTGGTTTAATTCGTATGCACCAGTTTGAAAAAGTGGAAATGGTGCAAATTGTTGCCCCTGAAAAATCAATGGAAGCCCTTGAGGAATTAACTGGACACGCTGAAAAAGTATTACAACTCTTAAATCTACCGTATCGTAAAGTATTGCTTTGCACCGGCGATATGGGCTTCGGTTCAGCCAAAACTTACGACTTAGAAGTGTGGCTACCAGCACAAAATACTTATCGTGAAATCTCATCTTGTTCAAATATGTGGGATTTCCAAGCTCGCCGTATGGCTGCTCGTTGTAAAGCGAAAAACGATAAGAAAACCCGTTTAGTGCATACGTTAAACGGCTCCGGCTTAGCGGTAGGACGTACTTTAGTTGCCGTGTTAGAAAACTATCAGAATGCTGATGGTTCTATCACAATCCCTGAAGTTTTACGTCCGTATATGGGTGGATTAAACGTTATTGAAGCATAG
- the trmJ gene encoding tRNA (cytosine(32)/uridine(32)-2'-O)-methyltransferase TrmJ, which yields MNNLDQIKIVLIETSHSGNIGSAARAMKTMGLTQLCLVSPKQPIDEQAVSLAAGAKDVLDNAQTFASFEEAIADCHIVIGTSARLRHLQNTLIEPRKCGEIAVQHTLKGKVALVFGRERIGLTNEELLKCHYHLNIPTNPEYGSLNLAMAVQLACYEVRMAWLAQQDLQKNSQISPLAERAAYPSNEALEYFFEHTERLYKELGFIRNDAVMLKLRRLYQRARLETNELNLLRGMLTAVEKYHF from the coding sequence ATGAATAACTTAGATCAAATTAAAATCGTTCTGATTGAAACCTCCCATTCCGGCAATATAGGCTCTGCGGCTCGGGCGATGAAAACAATGGGGCTGACTCAACTTTGTCTTGTTTCCCCCAAACAGCCGATTGATGAACAAGCTGTTTCGCTTGCTGCCGGCGCAAAAGATGTTTTGGATAATGCACAAACTTTTGCTTCTTTTGAAGAAGCGATTGCCGATTGCCATATCGTGATTGGCACTAGTGCAAGGCTTCGTCATTTGCAAAATACGCTGATTGAACCGAGAAAATGCGGCGAAATTGCCGTTCAACATACATTAAAAGGGAAAGTTGCTCTTGTTTTTGGACGAGAAAGAATTGGTTTAACCAATGAAGAACTATTGAAATGCCATTACCATTTAAATATCCCCACCAATCCGGAATACGGCTCACTCAATTTAGCAATGGCGGTTCAATTAGCATGCTATGAAGTTCGCATGGCATGGCTAGCCCAACAAGATTTGCAAAAAAATAGCCAAATCTCACCGCTTGCAGAGAGAGCAGCCTATCCAAGCAACGAAGCTTTAGAATACTTTTTCGAGCATACCGAACGTTTATACAAAGAATTGGGCTTTATCCGCAATGATGCTGTCATGCTGAAATTAAGACGGCTTTATCAAAGAGCTAGATTAGAAACGAATGAGCTAAATCTGTTGAGAGGAATGCTGACGGCTGTGGAAAAATATCATTTCTAA
- the pntB gene encoding Re/Si-specific NAD(P)(+) transhydrogenase subunit beta, translating to MSFGLVTAAYIIAAILFIMSLAGLSKHETAKAGCWYGIVGMGIALVATIFGPQSQGTLWILIAMAVGGYLGVRKALKVEMTEMPELVAILHSFVGLAAVLVGFNSWGLHVEAVPPANLDEVALAAFHAEQATLANIHNVEVFLGIFIGAVTFSGSLVAFGKLSGKLFGRKVSSSALNLPHKHKWNLAALVVSALLMVAFLNNPHNIFPVLLMTAIALAFGWHLVASIGGADMPVVVSMLNSYSGWAAAAAGFMLSNDLLIVTGALVGSSGAILSYIMCKAMNRSFISVIAGGFGNDVQASKGDEEYGEHRETTAEEVAEMLKNASSVIITPGYGMAVAQAQYPVAEITAKLREKGINVRFGIHPVAGRLPGHMNVLLAEAKVPYDVVLEMDEINDDFEDTDVVLVIGANDTVNPAALDDPSSPIAGMPVLEVWKAQNVIVFKRSMAVGYAGVQNPLFFKENTQMLFGDAKERVDDILRALNS from the coding sequence ATGTCTTTTGGTTTAGTTACAGCGGCATATATTATTGCTGCCATTCTTTTCATTATGAGCTTAGCCGGTCTTTCTAAACACGAAACTGCCAAAGCAGGTTGCTGGTATGGTATCGTGGGTATGGGTATTGCACTAGTGGCAACCATTTTCGGACCGCAATCACAAGGTACACTTTGGATCTTGATTGCAATGGCTGTGGGTGGATATCTTGGTGTACGCAAAGCCTTAAAAGTGGAAATGACAGAAATGCCGGAATTAGTGGCAATTCTTCACAGCTTCGTAGGTTTAGCAGCGGTTTTAGTTGGCTTTAACAGCTGGGGCTTACACGTTGAGGCAGTTCCTCCGGCTAATTTAGATGAAGTGGCTTTAGCCGCATTCCACGCAGAACAAGCAACCTTAGCGAATATCCACAATGTTGAAGTGTTCTTAGGGATCTTCATCGGTGCGGTAACTTTCTCAGGTTCATTAGTGGCATTTGGTAAATTAAGTGGCAAATTATTTGGTCGCAAAGTATCATCAAGCGCTTTAAATTTACCGCACAAACACAAATGGAACTTAGCGGCGTTAGTGGTTTCAGCCTTGTTAATGGTGGCATTCTTAAATAACCCACATAACATTTTCCCTGTCTTGTTAATGACGGCTATCGCACTAGCGTTCGGTTGGCACTTAGTGGCTTCTATCGGTGGTGCGGATATGCCGGTAGTTGTTTCAATGCTTAACTCTTACTCAGGTTGGGCAGCGGCAGCAGCAGGCTTTATGTTAAGCAACGACTTGCTTATCGTAACCGGTGCGTTAGTAGGTTCTTCAGGTGCGATTCTTTCTTACATTATGTGTAAAGCGATGAACCGCTCATTTATCAGCGTGATTGCTGGTGGCTTCGGTAACGATGTTCAAGCAAGCAAAGGCGATGAAGAATACGGCGAACACCGTGAAACCACTGCTGAAGAAGTGGCGGAAATGCTGAAAAATGCAAGCTCTGTGATCATTACGCCGGGATACGGTATGGCGGTTGCACAAGCACAATATCCGGTGGCTGAAATTACGGCAAAATTACGTGAGAAAGGCATTAACGTTCGCTTCGGTATCCACCCTGTTGCAGGTCGTTTACCGGGTCATATGAACGTATTACTAGCAGAAGCGAAAGTGCCTTACGATGTGGTATTAGAAATGGATGAAATCAATGATGATTTCGAAGATACTGATGTAGTATTGGTTATCGGTGCGAACGATACCGTAAACCCAGCGGCATTAGACGATCCATCAAGCCCAATCGCAGGTATGCCGGTGCTCGAAGTATGGAAAGCACAAAACGTTATCGTATTCAAACGCTCAATGGCGGTAGGCTACGCAGGTGTACAAAACCCATTATTCTTCAAAGAAAATACCCAAATGTTATTTGGTGATGCGAAAGAACGTGTGGATGATATTTTAAGAGCGTTGAACTCTTAA
- the trpCF gene encoding bifunctional indole-3-glycerol-phosphate synthase TrpC/phosphoribosylanthranilate isomerase TrpF has translation MQSQQPTILQKIVQDKAIWVQKKEQAFPLDHFKHTLKPADRDFYGQLSTGSHQTPAYILECKKASPSKGLIRAEFDLDAIAQVYKHYASAISVLTDEQYFQGDFRYIDQVKQQTTQPILCKDFIISPYQVYLARYYNADAILLMLSVVDDETYKTLSELAHSLGMGVLTETSTEQEFERALSLGARIIGVNNRDLHTLTIDMNRIVRLVEKYREQIPENVRLISESGIYDHQQIRTIKPFAHGFLIGSSLMGSADLNNAVRSVIYGENKVCGLTRPQDVKAVYEQGALYGGLIFAEGSPRQLSLRQAQELVVNAPLRYVGVFQNQAVEFVEKIAKQLELFAVQLHGQEDEQYIAELAERLEGKTQIWKACSIDINADSWTFVDNPLVSRFILDSQSGHQQGGTGKSFNWVLIPEELKNKSLLAGGIHLDNLDSALAQGCLGVDLNSGIESAKGVKDLEKLTACFAKIIQA, from the coding sequence ATGCAATCTCAACAACCAACCATTCTTCAAAAAATCGTTCAAGATAAAGCCATTTGGGTTCAAAAAAAGGAACAGGCGTTTCCTTTAGATCATTTTAAACACACATTAAAACCGGCAGATCGGGATTTTTATGGGCAATTATCGACAGGGAGTCATCAAACCCCAGCTTATATTTTAGAATGTAAGAAAGCATCGCCTTCGAAAGGATTGATTCGGGCAGAATTTGATTTAGATGCGATTGCTCAGGTTTATAAACATTATGCATCTGCGATTTCTGTTTTGACGGATGAACAATATTTTCAAGGGGATTTTCGTTACATTGATCAGGTAAAACAGCAAACGACGCAACCTATTTTGTGTAAAGATTTCATTATTTCACCTTATCAGGTTTATTTGGCGCGTTATTACAATGCTGATGCGATTTTATTGATGTTATCTGTCGTAGATGATGAAACGTATAAAACGTTGTCTGAATTAGCCCATTCATTAGGTATGGGCGTGCTAACAGAAACCAGTACAGAGCAAGAATTTGAACGAGCGTTATCTCTTGGCGCAAGAATTATTGGTGTTAATAACCGTGATTTACATACATTAACGATTGATATGAATCGCATTGTTCGACTCGTTGAAAAATATCGTGAGCAAATTCCGGAAAATGTACGGTTAATTTCAGAATCGGGTATTTATGATCATCAACAAATTAGAACAATAAAACCTTTTGCGCATGGATTTTTGATCGGCAGTAGTTTAATGGGAAGTGCTGATCTCAATAATGCAGTTCGTTCGGTAATATATGGCGAAAATAAAGTATGCGGATTAACTCGTCCACAAGATGTTAAAGCAGTCTATGAACAAGGCGCTTTATATGGCGGATTGATTTTTGCAGAAGGTTCGCCAAGACAGCTTTCTTTACGCCAAGCGCAGGAACTTGTAGTTAATGCACCACTACGATATGTTGGCGTATTTCAAAATCAAGCGGTTGAATTTGTGGAAAAAATAGCAAAACAGCTTGAATTATTCGCAGTTCAATTACATGGGCAGGAAGATGAACAATATATCGCAGAACTTGCGGAACGCCTAGAAGGCAAAACACAAATCTGGAAAGCATGTTCTATTGATATAAATGCAGACTCTTGGACATTTGTTGATAATCCATTAGTAAGCCGCTTCATTTTAGACAGTCAATCAGGTCATCAACAAGGGGGAACAGGGAAATCATTTAATTGGGTGCTTATTCCTGAAGAGCTGAAAAACAAATCACTTTTAGCCGGAGGCATTCATTTAGATAATCTCGATTCTGCTTTAGCACAAGGCTGTTTGGGTGTAGATCTTAATTCAGGCATTGA
- a CDS encoding inorganic triphosphatase — protein sequence MQNEIELKIMLLPENITPIKNWLAQQNVIETRTDSLGNTYFDTAEQFFAKNQMGFRVRTYNGHHEMTLKMKGEIIGGLHVRPEYNLPLETKEPDFKRLNSHFNLQILEAEQISAQLKAKFSTDFIRHKWLIQYQNTKIEVALDQGEIKNEYGSAPICELEFELLEGNLADVFSLLAQMPKRDGMWLSSLSKAQRGYLVGHTEHFREEIEHALSKEKGYILEQKLADYLREVHDLKMVEVFYQKFPNFPYTNKANLYGYLKTVDYLNYNLTKLLAFI from the coding sequence ATGCAAAATGAAATTGAATTAAAAATCATGCTCTTACCTGAAAATATAACACCAATAAAAAATTGGCTAGCGCAGCAGAATGTGATTGAGACACGAACCGACTCGCTCGGGAATACTTATTTTGATACCGCAGAACAGTTTTTTGCCAAAAATCAGATGGGATTTCGTGTGCGAACTTATAATGGCCATCATGAAATGACCTTGAAAATGAAAGGAGAAATCATTGGGGGGCTACATGTTCGCCCTGAATATAATCTTCCTTTAGAGACTAAAGAGCCAGACTTCAAGCGGTTAAATTCGCATTTTAATTTGCAAATTCTGGAAGCAGAACAGATTTCGGCTCAGCTAAAAGCAAAATTCAGTACGGACTTTATTCGCCATAAATGGCTTATTCAATATCAAAATACCAAAATTGAAGTAGCCCTTGATCAAGGGGAGATTAAAAACGAGTACGGTTCCGCACCTATTTGCGAGTTGGAATTTGAACTATTGGAAGGCAATTTGGCTGATGTTTTTTCACTATTAGCACAAATGCCTAAACGAGACGGCATGTGGCTGAGCAGTTTGAGTAAAGCGCAACGAGGTTATTTGGTTGGGCATACAGAGCATTTTAGGGAAGAAATTGAACATGCATTAAGTAAAGAAAAGGGCTATATCTTAGAGCAGAAATTAGCTGACTATTTACGTGAAGTTCATGATTTGAAAATGGTTGAAGTTTTTTACCAAAAATTCCCTAATTTTCCTTACACGAATAAAGCAAATTTATATGGGTATTTAAAAACTGTTGACTATCTAAATTATAATTTAACCAAATTATTGGCCTTTATATAA
- a CDS encoding YcjX family protein: MFNKIQHKIHNFVQRGLDNHLRLAVTGLSRSGKTAFITSLVDQLLHISKSENPHLPLFAPARQQQIISVKRVEQGDLTIPRFEYDKNRQCFEANPPSWCPSTTGISEIRLEIRFQRKEGLLKHLKETGVLYLDIFDYPGEWLLDLPLLTLSFKEWSEAQKQVHHGKRAELAKEWLQAVKNLDLFAKTDENQLAELSEKYTAFLLACKAQGMQYIQPGRFVLPNENSKGAPVFQFFPLLNLSEQEWQKLEASDENSTFKTLKKRYLHYQQKIVKPFYENYFSQFDRQVILADCLTPLNHGYDEFLEMKIGLQQLFKHFHYGNRTLFHRLFSSNIDKLLFAATKADHITRDQLPNLESLMRQLVQEGGRHTEFKDIEIAYQAISSVKTTDSVIVTQQGKQIKAIRGIRSNDKKLVTMHAGAVPSRLPDANYWQFNTFEFDQFDPKQIAFDEAIPHLRMDAVLQFLLADMLD; the protein is encoded by the coding sequence ATGTTTAATAAAATCCAACATAAGATCCACAACTTCGTGCAACGTGGCTTAGATAACCATTTAAGACTCGCTGTTACCGGTTTAAGTCGAAGCGGTAAAACGGCTTTTATCACGAGTTTAGTCGATCAGCTATTACATATCTCAAAAAGTGAGAATCCGCATCTTCCTCTTTTTGCACCTGCGCGGCAGCAACAAATTATTTCTGTTAAACGTGTAGAACAGGGCGATTTAACGATCCCTCGTTTTGAGTACGATAAAAATCGTCAGTGTTTTGAAGCCAATCCACCAAGTTGGTGTCCATCAACAACTGGGATCAGCGAGATCCGTTTGGAAATTCGCTTCCAGCGTAAAGAAGGTCTGTTAAAACATCTCAAAGAAACCGGCGTACTTTATCTAGATATTTTTGATTATCCTGGCGAATGGTTATTAGATTTACCTTTACTTACCCTATCTTTTAAAGAGTGGTCGGAAGCTCAAAAACAAGTTCATCACGGCAAACGTGCTGAACTCGCTAAAGAATGGTTACAAGCGGTCAAAAATTTAGATTTATTTGCAAAAACAGATGAAAATCAACTTGCAGAATTAAGTGAAAAATACACCGCTTTCTTATTAGCCTGTAAGGCTCAGGGGATGCAATATATTCAACCCGGTCGCTTTGTGTTGCCAAATGAAAATAGCAAAGGCGCTCCCGTATTTCAATTTTTTCCACTCCTCAATTTATCTGAACAAGAATGGCAAAAATTAGAAGCAAGTGATGAAAACAGTACATTTAAGACGTTGAAAAAACGCTATCTACACTATCAGCAAAAAATTGTAAAACCGTTTTATGAAAACTATTTTTCACAATTTGATCGCCAAGTGATTTTAGCAGATTGCCTCACGCCTCTTAATCATGGTTATGATGAATTTCTAGAAATGAAAATTGGGTTGCAACAACTCTTTAAACATTTTCATTACGGAAACCGAACGTTATTTCATCGCTTGTTTTCATCCAACATTGATAAACTGCTGTTTGCGGCAACCAAAGCTGATCATATTACACGAGATCAACTCCCTAATTTAGAGAGTTTAATGCGTCAGCTTGTGCAAGAAGGCGGTCGACATACAGAATTCAAAGATATTGAGATTGCCTATCAAGCCATTTCAAGCGTGAAAACCACCGATTCGGTCATCGTTACTCAACAAGGAAAACAAATTAAAGCCATTCGAGGCATTCGTTCAAACGATAAAAAACTGGTAACCATGCATGCCGGTGCTGTACCGAGTCGCTTACCCGATGCTAATTATTGGCAATTTAACACCTTTGAGTTTGACCAATTTGATCCGAAACAAATCGCTTTTGATGAAGCCATCCCCCATCTTCGAATGGATGCGGTATTGCAGTTTCTATTGGCGGATATGTTAGATTAA
- the smpB gene encoding SsrA-binding protein SmpB — MMSKKPKVASNTIALNKRARHEYFIEEEIEAGLELQGWEVKSLRAGKANIGDSYVTFRDGQAFLFGATITPLNVASTHIVADPTRTRKLLLNRRELDSLFGKVNRDGMTVVALSLYWKAAWAKVKIGVAKGKKLHDKREDIKDREWQLAKQRIMKNANRG, encoded by the coding sequence ATTATGAGCAAAAAACCAAAAGTCGCTTCAAATACAATCGCATTAAATAAACGTGCTAGACATGAATACTTTATTGAAGAAGAAATTGAAGCAGGATTAGAATTGCAAGGTTGGGAAGTAAAATCCCTTCGCGCAGGCAAAGCCAATATTGGCGATAGCTATGTCACATTTAGAGATGGGCAAGCATTCTTATTTGGTGCAACCATTACTCCACTTAATGTTGCTTCAACCCATATTGTGGCAGACCCAACTCGTACACGAAAACTTTTGCTTAACCGCCGAGAGCTTGACTCGCTTTTCGGGAAAGTAAATCGAGATGGCATGACCGTTGTAGCATTATCCCTCTACTGGAAAGCCGCTTGGGCAAAAGTGAAAATTGGTGTCGCAAAAGGGAAAAAATTACACGATAAACGTGAAGATATCAAAGATAGAGAGTGGCAACTGGCTAAACAACGTATCATGAAAAATGCCAATCGTGGTTAA